The following is a genomic window from Clostridium sp..
ATATTTGAGGATGAAAACATAATTGAAAAGAACAAAAGCAAGTCCAGATTAATTGGAGAACTTACAGTTGAGAAGGCAAAGAATGTCCCTTTTATAGGAGATATACGCCAACTTGGAATGATAACGGCAATAGAGCTTGTTAAAGACAAAAATACAAAAGAAGGTTTCAGTTGGAAGGACAGGGTAGGTTATGAAATATATAAGATAGCTTTAAACAAAGGGCTGCTTTTGAGGCCGATAGGAAATGTATTATATTTTATGCCTCCATATATTATTCAGAAAGATGATATGGAGTATATGGTCAATGGATGTTTTGAAAGTATAAGCGAATATTTTAATTGAAATATATTTTTAATGCTGGCAGTATATGCCAGCATGTTGAATTAAATTTATTAATAAGTTAAGTTCAGATCCTGAAGCATCTGGAAGTCTTTATTTACTTCCTGTCCGCTTGTGGTCAGGTAGTTACCTATCAGCATTCCATTTATACCGGCAATAAATCCAAGAGGCTGGAGGGTTCTGAGATTTTTCTCCCTTCCACCGGCAAATCTTATGTTTTTATCAGGCAGTATAAATCTCATTATGGCAAAAGTTTTGATTATTTCCATAGGAGTAAGAGGTTTTGCATTTTCAAGTTTTGTCCCTTTCACAGGATTCAATACATTTAAAGGTACTGCATTCACGTCGAGTTTTTTTAGTAAAAAGGCATGTTCAATACGCTGTTCCATGGTTTCACCCATTCCTATGATCATTCCTGAACATACTTCCATGCCTGCTTTTTTTGCATAACGTATCGTATCAATTCTTTCATCATATCCATGAGTTGATACGATTTTTGAAAAAAAGCTCCTTGCTGTTTCAAGATTGTGGTTATAACGTTCAACACCTGCATCTGCCAGCTGTTTTGCCGCATCCATGGTGAGAGTTCCAAGACAGGCGCACAGCTTTAAATTTGTACTTTTTTTCATTCTTTTAAATGCACTTAATATGATTTTGAAGTTTTCTTCCTTTCCTGTATATCCAAGACCGCTTGTACAAATGTCGCAGTGTCTTGCACCTGCCTTTTCACGCCTTATTGCAGTTTCAACAATTTCGTCTTCATCTACAAGTGGATAACATTTTGTGTTTGTATGATGATGAGCAGACTGAGAACAAAAGGCACAATCCTCGGGACATTTGCCTGATTTTGCATTTATCACCGAACACAAATCCACATTGCTTCCATTGAATTTCTCTCTTATTTTATTGGCAAAACTGCAAAGCAGAAATATATCACTTTCTCTGGCATTTGCCAGGGCTTCCGCTTCTTTTTTTGTAATATTGCCTTCATTAAGAAGTTTTTGGCCTGTTTCTAATATTGTATTCCATAATTCATCCATAAAAATATCTCCTCATATGATTTATTGTGAACTAAAATTTGTATAAAGGTTGACAATATGATTATATCAATATGCAAAAAATGTATCAAGATAATTTTTTATAACTTTTTATGGAATTTTTATTATAAAGATTTTATAATGTTAAACGAATTATTTAATATAAGTATAATTTTGATTTAAAGAAATTTTATGGAGGAAAAGCTAAAAATATGAATAAATACAAATGTTTATTTGAATGTACTGAAATAGGAAATCTGAAAATAAAAAATAAATTTTCCATGGCACCTATGGGACCTTTTGGGTTTGCAGGAGAGAATGGTACTTTTAATCAAAAAGGAGCGGAATATTACATAGAAAGGGCTAAAGGAAATACTGGCCTGATTATAACCGGACTTTGCAGTGTGGAAAATGAGATTGAGGAGATCATAAGGCCCAGCATTCCATGTCCAACCATGAATCCAGCTGCTTTTATCATGAGTACAAAGGAAATGGTTGAGAGAATACACGCCTATGATTCCAAAATTTTTCTACAATTAACAGGAGGTTTTGGACGAGCAGGTTTACCCAATATCATAAAAAAGGCGGTTGCTCCCTGTGATATAGAGAATAGATGGGACCCGAGCCTGAAGCACAGGGAGCTGACTGTTCAGGAAATTCAGAATTACGTAAAAAAATTTGCCGAGGCTGCGTTTATAGCTAAAAATGCAGGGTTTGATGGAATTGAAATTCATGCAGTTCATGAGGGGTATCTTATAGACCAATTTACCATTGGTCTATATAATAACAGAACAGATGAATATGGAGGAGATATCAGGGGAAGGTTGAAATTCCCTATTGACATAGTTAAAGCTGTAAAAAGAATTTGTGGAGAAGATTTTCCTGTTTCACTGAGATACAGCTTGAAAAGTTTTGTTAAAGGAATAAGGCAGGGAGCACTTCCAGGAGAAGATTTCAAAGAGCTTGGAAGGGATACGGAGGAAGGAATAGAGGCAGCTAAAATATTGGTTGAAGCTGGATATGATGCTTTAAATGTAGATTCGGGAACATATGATTCATGGTATTGGAATCATCCACCTATGTATTTCGATAAAAATGGGATATACCTTCCATTTGCCAGAATATTAAAGAGGTCGTTAGATGTACCAATAATAGCTGCAGGTAGAATGGATGATCCAGATGTGGCTTTAAAGGCTGTGCAGGAAGGATATTGTGACATAATTGGATTGGGTAGACCCCTTTTGGCGGATCCATATCTGCCAAGCAAGGTAAAAAGAGGTAAAATAGAAAAAATAAGACCGTGTCTGTCTTGTCATGAAGGTTGTATGGGAAGACTTGCAAAGGGTGGTTCACTTTCCTGTGCAGTAAATCCTGCCTGTGGCAGAGAGAAAAATTATGGAATAAGTCCGGCATCCACAAAAAAGAAGGTGCTGGTTATAGGTGGCGGTATAGCTGGAATGGAAGCATCGAGAGTATGCGCCATGAGAGGACATGAAGTACACCTGTATGAAAAAAGCCATGAACTTGGTGGACATGTTATAGCAGGAAGCATTCCATCTTTCAAAAATAATGATTATAAACTTTTAAAATGGTATGAAGGTGAACTTGAAGATTTAGGTGTAAATATTCATTTTGGTGTTGAAGCGGATTTGAATTTGGTGAGAAACGAGAAGGCGGATGTTGTAATTGTTTCTACAGGTTCTACACCTGTAAATTTAGATTTACCAGGTATGAAAAAGAACAATGTATTAACTGCCGACGAGGCTTTATTGGATTTCTCCAGGATTGGCAGTGATGTTGCAATTGTAGGGGCAGGCCTTGTAGGTTCCGAAACAGCATTGTGGCTGAAACAGAACGGTAAGAATGTTACTCTCATTGAATCTTCAGAAAAAATTCTGGGGGGAGGTCATGACATGCCTTTTATGAACTACGACATGTTAAAGGATATGCTGAACTACAATAAAGTTGATATAATGACTTCTTCACTGGTCAAAGAAATAAACGGGCAAGGTGGGGTTGTCAATACCAAAGATGGAGATAAATCATTTGAAGCGGATACAATAATCTTATCAGTGGGTTACAAGTCCAACAATACTTTATATCATGAACTTTGTGATGTAGTAGATGATATATATGTTCTTGGAGATGCTAAAAATGTAAAAAATATAATGTATGCCATATGGGATGCATATGAAGTTTCTAGAAATATTTAAGGAGAATATGAATTATGGAAGATTATAATATGGAACTTACTCATGAGGAAAAAGAAATACTCGAAGGAAAAAAAGGAGAGGTTATGAGGAAGGCTTTAAAGTCAGTTGTGCTTTATGGAAAAGCTTTCGGTGCTAAACGTCTTCTGGATATTGATGGACCGGTGCATCTTGTTACATCATTTGGTATGGTTGGGCTGGATACGGTATTTGACATGATGGATGAGATAATAGGGGCGGGTATT
Proteins encoded in this region:
- the bioB gene encoding biotin synthase BioB, with product MDELWNTILETGQKLLNEGNITKKEAEALANARESDIFLLCSFANKIREKFNGSNVDLCSVINAKSGKCPEDCAFCSQSAHHHTNTKCYPLVDEDEIVETAIRREKAGARHCDICTSGLGYTGKEENFKIILSAFKRMKKSTNLKLCACLGTLTMDAAKQLADAGVERYNHNLETARSFFSKIVSTHGYDERIDTIRYAKKAGMEVCSGMIIGMGETMEQRIEHAFLLKKLDVNAVPLNVLNPVKGTKLENAKPLTPMEIIKTFAIMRFILPDKNIRFAGGREKNLRTLQPLGFIAGINGMLIGNYLTTSGQEVNKDFQMLQDLNLTY
- a CDS encoding FAD-dependent oxidoreductase → MNKYKCLFECTEIGNLKIKNKFSMAPMGPFGFAGENGTFNQKGAEYYIERAKGNTGLIITGLCSVENEIEEIIRPSIPCPTMNPAAFIMSTKEMVERIHAYDSKIFLQLTGGFGRAGLPNIIKKAVAPCDIENRWDPSLKHRELTVQEIQNYVKKFAEAAFIAKNAGFDGIEIHAVHEGYLIDQFTIGLYNNRTDEYGGDIRGRLKFPIDIVKAVKRICGEDFPVSLRYSLKSFVKGIRQGALPGEDFKELGRDTEEGIEAAKILVEAGYDALNVDSGTYDSWYWNHPPMYFDKNGIYLPFARILKRSLDVPIIAAGRMDDPDVALKAVQEGYCDIIGLGRPLLADPYLPSKVKRGKIEKIRPCLSCHEGCMGRLAKGGSLSCAVNPACGREKNYGISPASTKKKVLVIGGGIAGMEASRVCAMRGHEVHLYEKSHELGGHVIAGSIPSFKNNDYKLLKWYEGELEDLGVNIHFGVEADLNLVRNEKADVVIVSTGSTPVNLDLPGMKKNNVLTADEALLDFSRIGSDVAIVGAGLVGSETALWLKQNGKNVTLIESSEKILGGGHDMPFMNYDMLKDMLNYNKVDIMTSSLVKEINGQGGVVNTKDGDKSFEADTIILSVGYKSNNTLYHELCDVVDDIYVLGDAKNVKNIMYAIWDAYEVSRNI